GGTCAGGATCTCGGCGGTGTTCTTGGAACGCACCAGGCCGGCCTCGAGCATCGAGAAGCCGGCGGCCATCCACATCACCAGCACGCCACAGATCAGGAAGTAGAAGGTGTCGAGCGCGTAGCTCAGCTCGGTCAACTCAGTCATGACGGTCACTCCTCATGAAAGGGGCAGGGCAGTCGCTTCAGACGGCGTCGCCGCCGCGCTCGCCGGTGCGGATACGGATGACGTCTTCCAGGGGGGTCACGAACACCTTGCCGTCGCCGATCTTGCCGCTGTTGGCCGCGGTGCAGATCGCATCCAGCACGGTGTCGAGGCGACCGTCGTCCACGGCGACCTCGATCTTGACCTTGGGCAGGAAGTCGACCACGTATTCGGCGCCACGATAGAGCTCGGTATGGCCCTTCTGGCGGCCGAAGCCCTTGACTTCGGTGACGGTGATGCCCTGCACGCCGTTATCGGCGAGCGCCTCGCGCACGTCGTCGAGCTTGAATGGCTTGATGATGGCGGTGATCAGCTTCATCCCTAATCTCCCCTGCAGGTAATGAGAGCGGCATGGTGCCGCACGGTGCATGTCCCGAAAGCCCTG
The Halomonas sp. M4R1S46 DNA segment above includes these coding regions:
- a CDS encoding P-II family nitrogen regulator, whose amino-acid sequence is MKLITAIIKPFKLDDVREALADNGVQGITVTEVKGFGRQKGHTELYRGAEYVVDFLPKVKIEVAVDDGRLDTVLDAICTAANSGKIGDGKVFVTPLEDVIRIRTGERGGDAV